TGAAGCCGAGGTGGTCGCAGTAGAACGACCGCGCGATGGCGTGGTCGAACACCCGCAGCACCGGGACCACGAGGGGCGCGTCGGGCCCGGCCGCCGGCGCCGGCACCGCGCCCGGTGCGGCCGCTGCCATCGTGTTCCAGTCACGGAACCCCGACGCGTGCGCCGCTGCCTCCAGGACGCGCGAGTGTCCGACGTCCGACACGGACGAGAGTTCGCGGGCGAGCCGCTTGGCTTCTTCGATGGTGATCACGACAGACCTCTCCAGCGATCGTCACCGGGTCCTGCGTTGCCGGGCGTCGCGGACCTGAGGGTGATCAGCAAGGTCGTGACGGTACGTCGCCGGTGTTCACCGTTCGTCGCAGGAGGCAGGCCACCGGAGCCGGGTCCAGTATGCGCTCCCGGCTGCTCCGCGTCGAGCGAATTCCTGGCGCATGGTCGAGGATTCGCCACGCCTGACTCGTCGACGCGCAGCACGGGCCGTCGGAGTTCACCAGGCGTCGTCGGAGATGATGTTCATGTGTTCGGTCGAGACGGCCGTCAGTTCGAGATCGAGCCCCGCAGCAGCCACCTGTCGCAAGGTCTCCACCGGCACGGTGAAGGTGTTCTCCCTGTGGTCGGTGATGAGCGACACGGACAGGGTGATCTCGTAGCCCTCGCCTCGCAGACGCGTGAAGCCATCCGCCGCGTTCCGAGGGAGCAGCCGGAGGATCCACTGCACTCGCCCCCAAGGGTCTTGCCCGTGCTCTGCGCTGATCTCGTCGATGTGGTGGTTGCTGAACAGGTTCCAGATGGAGACGTCGAAGACTCGAGGACCCTCACCCTTGACATCGCCGATCTCGTACTGCTCATCGGGAGTGACACCCAGGAGCTGCGTCACGTGCGTCGACGAGCCACGCTGTCCGTGGATGCTCAACTCCACGCGGATGCTCTTGATCACTCCTGCAACTTCCCTCCCGTGCGGTGACGACAGCGTATCCGCGTGCCCCCTGCCGGTCGCTCGACGCTTCCCTTCCGGACTCGCGGCGCAGAGTTCTCCTACGGAAGCGGCTGCCTTCGTGTCCAGACGGCGACCCACACGTGAGCGAGACCACTGCCAGCAGCGCAGATGAGCGCCCATCCGATGATGCTGCGTCCAGTGGCGATGAAGACGATCCCGAAGGCGGAGATGAGCGCGACCAGGATCGCGCCGAGTACGAGCGTCACCAGGCTGATCACTGGACTGGCGTTCTGCGTGAGCCGCGTGTCCCGTACCCACGTCGGATCCCGCACACGCCACAGGAGGAGCGCGACGGTCCCCACGAGGATCACGATGCTCGCCGCAAGGAGGACCGCTTCAGTCACGACGAGATGGTAGCTCGCGCTCAGCCGTCGGGCGTCGCACCAAGCTCCGCGTTCGCAACCCGCCTCCGAGGCGGCAAGGCGCACTGGTCTAGGTTCGGACCATGACGAAGCCAGGCCCGGCAGAGCCGCGGGACGAGCCGAGTCGTTCGGGCGCAGCGACCATGTTGGTGTTGGGCATCGTCTCGCTCGGTGTCGCTCTGCTGTTCGTGATCACGAACCACCCCTACGCACCCGCCGGGCGAAGTCAGCTTCCAGGGGTCGTCCTGGCGGCCGTCGCAGCCGTCGCAGGGATCGTCTGCATCGCGCTCGGTATTCGAGGACTCGTCCGTCTCCGGGGCACCCGTTGAGGCGCGACGAGCCGGGCGTCCGGTGACCGATCGGCTTCTGCCGCCTTCGGAGCCAGCTGTCGGTCGACCCTCCTACCGCTTGCCGGTGTGACGGCCCCGGAGCACGACGAAGGTCACGACGATCGCCAGACCAACGGCCAGGATGAGGACGCCGGAGAGGTGGCCCTCGAGTCGTGCCAGGAAGGACCCCGCCGCGAACAGGGCAAGGCCGAACGCGAACAGGACCCACAGCCAGGCGGGTGTGCGACGGCTCGGGTCCCGATCATCAGGTCGTGAGCACCGCCGGACGGCACCGATCACGGCGGCGTCCAGTCGTAGCCGTCCACCCACCAGTTCGCGTACAGCCACACCCACTGCAGCACGAGGGCGACGACGACCAGCACCACCCGGTACACCCGGGACCGCGGCAGCGCCACGACCGCGAGCAGCGGCGCGATCGGCATGAGGATGCGCCAGGTGCTCGACTGCGGGAAGAACACCGCGAGGAGGTAGACGACGTACGCCACGACCCACAGGCGTAGCTCGAGCCCCACCCGACGTGCCGCGGGCACCCACACGAGGAACGCGATCGCGGCGAGGCCGAGCGGGATCGCGAGCGCTGCCGGCCAGCCGCCGGGGTAGCGCAGCCACCACGAGAACCCCTCGACCCAGGGCGAGAACGGCAGGAGTTCCCCCCAGCCGACGTACGATGACCGCCAGGCGAGCTCGGTGTCGGTGTAGGCCTTCGGCACGCCGGTGACGGCCCAGGCGATCGCCGGCCACGCCAGCCCGACGAGCCCGGACACGACGGCGACCACGAGCGGGGGCAGACCGGTGCGGAGCGTGGGTCGAGCGCCCTCGCGGACCCAGGCGGGACGGAACCACCACACGGCCAGGAACAGCGCGAGGAAGAACGCGAACGCCAACCCCGTCGGCCGCGTCATGCCGAGCAGGAGCACCACCGGCAGCATCGTCCACCAGCGACGGTCCACCGCGAGCAGCAGTGCGACGAAGAGGAGGAACAGCCCCATCGACTCGGCGTAGGCGACCTGGAACATGACCGAGGTCGGCGCGACGCAGAGCAGCACCGTGGCGAACGTCGCCCGCGGCGCATCGAGGAAGCGTCCGACGAGCCGCCGGAAGACCAGCGCGGCGCCGAGGCCCGCTACGAGGGACACCGAGACCGCCACGGCCTCGAACGACGCCCCCGTGAGCAGCATGAGACCGCGCACGAGGAACGGGTAGGCGGGCATGAACGCCCACGCGTTCTCGGTGACGTGTCCGGCGGCGTCCACCGGCAGCGCCGACGGGTACCCGCCGGTGGCGATGACGCGGTACCAGGCACCGTCCCAGATCGCGGCGAACGACAGGTACGACGGGTGGTCCGACGTGAAGGAGTTCGCCGACTGCACGGCCGCGAAGCCCTGCATCATCGCGCCGGTCACGATCCGCGCGAGGACGTAGACGACGGTGATCCGGGCCCACCACGGCACCGCTCGGTAGCGGGCTCGCCACCGGACGGCTGCGTCGGACCGGGAGCGGAGGGTCCCGCCGGTGGTCAGGCGGTCAGCCACCGACGGAGGCCGTCCTCGACCGAGATGATCTGCGCGAGCGGCACCTGCTCGTCGTCGTGGTGCGCGAAGACGGGCTCGCCCGGGCCGTAGTTGACCGCGGGCACGCCGAGCGCCGAGAAGCGCGCGACGTCGGTCCAGCCGTACTTCGGCCGGGGCGCCGGACCGCCGACCGCGGCGACGAACTCCTGCGCGAGCGGCGCGTCGAGGCCAGGGCGAGCTCCGGCGGCGAGGTCGACGATCTGCACGTCGTACCCGTCGAAGAGTTCGCGGATGTGCGCGACGGCCTCGTCCGCACTGCGGGAGGGCGCGAACCGGTAGTTCACGTGGACCATGGCTTCGTCCGGGATGACGTTGCCCGCGATCCCGCCGGAGATGCCCACAGCGTTCAGCCCCTCGCGGTAGTCGAGTCCGTCGACCGTCACCGTACGCGGCTCGTACGCGGCGAGTGTCGCGAGGATCGGCGCTGTCTTGTGGATCGCGTTGTCGCCGATCCAGCTCCGGGCGCTGTGCGACCGCTTGCCGAACGTACGGATCTCCGCACGGAGGTTGCCGTTGCACCCGCCCTCGATCTGCGCACCGGACGGTTCGCCGAGGATCGCGAAGTCACCGGCCAGGAGCTCCGGTCGGGTCCGCGCGAGTCGGCCGAGACCGTTCAGCGAGTCGCTGACCTCTTCGTGGTCGTAGAAGACCCAGGTCACGTCGTTGGTCGGCTCGGCGAGGTCGTACGCGAGCTTGAGCTGCACGGCGACGCCGGCCTTCATGTCCACCGTGCCGCGGCCCCAGAGGATCTCGGTGCCGTCCTCCGTCGTGCGGAACTCGGTGGGCAGGTTGTCGTTCAGCGGCACGGTGTCGATGTGCCCGGCGATGACGACGCGGCGGTCACGGCCGAGGTTCGTCCGCGCCACGATCGCGTCGCCGTCCCGGACGACCTCGAGGTGCGGCAGCGGCGTGAGCGCCGCCTCGACGGCGTCGGCGAGCGCGCCCTCGTTGCCCGACACCGACTCGATGTCGCAGATGGCGCGCGTGATGTCGATGGACGAGGCGGTGAGGTCGAGCTGCTCCGGCATGCGGGCAGCCTACCGGCCGACCCTTGCCGGTCGCCGCCGAGCCGGCCGCCCCGTGGACGGCGAGGGATCCGTTCACAGGGGCGTGCCTCCAGGCCGGTGCGGAGGCGCGGATCCCGTTCCGCGCGTGCCGGACGGGAGGCCCGTGGCGCGTTCTCCACAGGCCGTCCGGCCGGACGGTGGTCGCCGCTCGCACCTCGCTACCCTTGTCCACGTGACCGACACGACCGCCTCCGCCCGCCCGACCACCGCCTGGGGCCACGGCCTCGCGACGATCGCCGCCGACGGCACGACGCTCGACACCTGGTACCCGCAGACGCACCTCGGCGCGCGGCCGTCCGACGCCGCCTTCCCCGAGGAACTGCTGGCACACGTCGGCGACGACCCGCGTCGCGCCGTCCGGATCGAGGCGGTCACCACCGAGGTCACGATCGACGCGGCCCCGACGAGCACCCCGGACGCCTACCTCCGGCTGCACCTGCTCAGTCACCTGCACGTCCGCCCGAACGAGGTCAACCTCGACGGTGTCTTCGCGCACCTGCCGATCGTCGCGTGGACGAACGCCGGCCCCGTCTCCCCAACCGACCTCACGCGCCTGCGTCCGTCCCTCCAGCGTGCGGGCATCGCGGTGCACGCGATCGACAAGTTCCCGCGCCTGGTCGACTACGTCGTGCCCGACCGTGTGCGCATCGGCGACGCGAACCGGGTCCGTCTCGGCGCGCACCTCGCCCCCGGCACCACGGTCATGCACGAGGGCTTCGTGAACTTCAACGCCGGCACCCTCGGCGACGCGATGATCGAGGGGCGCGTGTCCCAGGGCGTCGTCGTCGGCGACGGCACGGACATCGGTGGCGGAGCCTCCATCATGGGCACGCTCTCCGGCGGCGGGACGCACCGGGTGTCGCTCGGCGCACGGGCGCTCCTCGGCGCCAACGCGGGTCTCGGGATCTCCCTCGGCGACGACTCCGTGGTCGAGGCCGGCCTCTACGTGACCGCAGGCACCAAGGTCGTCCTCGTCGGTGCCGCCCCGAACCCGGACGGCACCCCGAAGACCGTCAAGGCCGCGGAGCTCTCGGGCACCCCGAACGTGCTGTTCCGCCGCAACTCGGTCACCGGTGCGGTCGAGGCCCTCCAGCGGCAGGGCCAGGGCATCCAGCTGAACACCGCCCTGCACGCCTAGCCGATGCCCGTGGGGGCGACGATCGAGGGCCCACACGGTCCGGTCCCGGTCCGGCGCCACGGGTCGGGATCTGCGGTCACCCTCGTGTGGCTGCACGGCGGCGGGTTCTTCCGCGGCGACCTCGACCTCCCCGAGTCACACGCGGTGGCGACGACCCTGGCGGACCGCGGGATCGACGCGGTCACGGTCGACTACCGTCTCGCACCGTTGCCCGGCCTGCCGTTCGTCGGGCGCCGTGGGCCCCGCGGCCGGCAGCGTCACCCGGTCGCCGCTGACGACGTCCGCGCCGTGCTGACGGCCTTCCGAACCCTGGACGAACGACCGCTGCTCCTCGGCGGAGCGAGCGCCGGAGCGTGCCTCGCCGCGGCCGTCACCCGGACGCTGCCTGCGGAGTCCCGACCCGACGGCCTGTTCCTGGCCTACGGCTTCTTCCACGCAGTGACCCCGCGCGACCCCGCCGTCACCCGCTCCGTCCGCGGCCATCGTCGCGTGACCCACCACCCCGCGCTGCTCGACCGGGCGAACCGCAACTTCGTGGGGCGCGGGGCCCCGACGGAGACCGCGTTCCCCGGAGGGCAGGACCTGACGGGGTTCCCGCCCGTCCTGATGGTGGACGCCGAACACGACTCAATGCGTCCGTCCGGGGATCGGTTCGTGACGGAACTGCGGACCGCCGGTGTCGACGTCGAACGACACGTGCTGTCGGGTGCCCGGCACGCATTCCTCAACCGTCCGGGCACGCCGGACTCGGACACCGCCCTCGACCTCGTGACCGCCTGGGCGCTGACGCAGCCCACCCGCTAGCCGCGGGTCACGGCGCCTCGCGTCCGGCGTGTCCGCCGCGTCCGAGCCGCCGGCCTGCTTGTGGAGTCGAACCAGAAAAGCGACATCGAACCGACTCGCGTTGCCGGTTCGATGTCGCTTTCGCGGTTCGAAGACGACGAGATGCCCCGCGGCTCAGCGCGCCGGCAGGTCCCGCTCGGGGTACCCCACGTACAGCTGCTGCGGGCGCCCGATCTTGTTCAGCGGGTCGTTGTTGAGCTCCCGCCACTGGGCGATCCAGCCCGGAAGCCGCCCGATCGCGAACAGGACGGTGAACATCCGCGGCGGGAAACCCATCGCCTTGTAGATGATGCCCGTGTAGAAGTCGACGTTCGGGTAGAGCTTGCGGCTGACGAAGTACTCGTCCTCGAGTGCGATGCCCTCGAGCTCCATCGCGATGTCGAGTAGATCGTCCTGCACGCCGAGCGCCTCGAGCACCTCGTGCGCGGACTCCTTCACGAGCTTGGCACGCGGGTCGTAGTTCTTGTAGACGCGGTGCCCGAAGCCCATGAGCTTCACCCCGCGCTCCTTGTTCTTCACCCGCTCGACGAAGCGCGACACCGGCTCGCCGGAGTCCTTGATCTGCTGGAGCATCTCGAGCACGGCCTCGTTCGCTCCGCCGTGCAGCGGACCGTAGAGCGCGTTGATGCCCGCGGAGATCGACGCGAACATGTTCGCCTTCGTGGAGCCGACGAGCCGCACGGTCGCGGTCGAGGCGTTCTGCTCGTGGTCCTCGTGCAGGATGAGCAGCCGCTCGAGCGCCTTGGAGAGCACCGGGTTCGGCTCGTACGTCTCGGCCATGGTGCCGAAGTTCAGCCGGAGGAAGTTGTCGACGAACGACAGCGAGTTGTCCGGGTACAGGAACGCCTGCCCGATCGACTTCTTGTGCGCGTACGCGGC
This is a stretch of genomic DNA from Curtobacterium sp. 458. It encodes these proteins:
- a CDS encoding DUF4279 domain-containing protein, translating into MIKSIRVELSIHGQRGSSTHVTQLLGVTPDEQYEIGDVKGEGPRVFDVSIWNLFSNHHIDEISAEHGQDPWGRVQWILRLLPRNAADGFTRLRGEGYEITLSVSLITDHRENTFTVPVETLRQVAAAGLDLELTAVSTEHMNIISDDAW
- the dapE gene encoding succinyl-diaminopimelate desuccinylase; the protein is MPEQLDLTASSIDITRAICDIESVSGNEGALADAVEAALTPLPHLEVVRDGDAIVARTNLGRDRRVVIAGHIDTVPLNDNLPTEFRTTEDGTEILWGRGTVDMKAGVAVQLKLAYDLAEPTNDVTWVFYDHEEVSDSLNGLGRLARTRPELLAGDFAILGEPSGAQIEGGCNGNLRAEIRTFGKRSHSARSWIGDNAIHKTAPILATLAAYEPRTVTVDGLDYREGLNAVGISGGIAGNVIPDEAMVHVNYRFAPSRSADEAVAHIRELFDGYDVQIVDLAAGARPGLDAPLAQEFVAAVGGPAPRPKYGWTDVARFSALGVPAVNYGPGEPVFAHHDDEQVPLAQIISVEDGLRRWLTA
- the dapD gene encoding 2,3,4,5-tetrahydropyridine-2,6-dicarboxylate N-succinyltransferase, with product MTDTTASARPTTAWGHGLATIAADGTTLDTWYPQTHLGARPSDAAFPEELLAHVGDDPRRAVRIEAVTTEVTIDAAPTSTPDAYLRLHLLSHLHVRPNEVNLDGVFAHLPIVAWTNAGPVSPTDLTRLRPSLQRAGIAVHAIDKFPRLVDYVVPDRVRIGDANRVRLGAHLAPGTTVMHEGFVNFNAGTLGDAMIEGRVSQGVVVGDGTDIGGGASIMGTLSGGGTHRVSLGARALLGANAGLGISLGDDSVVEAGLYVTAGTKVVLVGAAPNPDGTPKTVKAAELSGTPNVLFRRNSVTGAVEALQRQGQGIQLNTALHA
- a CDS encoding alpha/beta hydrolase fold domain-containing protein, with the protein product MGATIEGPHGPVPVRRHGSGSAVTLVWLHGGGFFRGDLDLPESHAVATTLADRGIDAVTVDYRLAPLPGLPFVGRRGPRGRQRHPVAADDVRAVLTAFRTLDERPLLLGGASAGACLAAAVTRTLPAESRPDGLFLAYGFFHAVTPRDPAVTRSVRGHRRVTHHPALLDRANRNFVGRGAPTETAFPGGQDLTGFPPVLMVDAEHDSMRPSGDRFVTELRTAGVDVERHVLSGARHAFLNRPGTPDSDTALDLVTAWALTQPTR
- a CDS encoding citrate synthase, encoding MSPAAEQQTETATLTFPGGSAEFPILPSVDGASTVDISTFKKQTGMNTLDYGFVNTGSTKSAITYIDGDQGILRYRGYPIDQVASNCTFLEVAWLLIYGELPTAAELESFDARIRRHTLLHEDLRRLFDALPHSAHPMSVLSSAVSALSTYYEDDMSVDDPEKVELQTVRLLAKLPVIAAYAHKKSIGQAFLYPDNSLSFVDNFLRLNFGTMAETYEPNPVLSKALERLLILHEDHEQNASTATVRLVGSTKANMFASISAGINALYGPLHGGANEAVLEMLQQIKDSGEPVSRFVERVKNKERGVKLMGFGHRVYKNYDPRAKLVKESAHEVLEALGVQDDLLDIAMELEGIALEDEYFVSRKLYPNVDFYTGIIYKAMGFPPRMFTVLFAIGRLPGWIAQWRELNNDPLNKIGRPQQLYVGYPERDLPAR